One Baekduia alba genomic window, GCTGGCCGCGCCGGGCACCCGCAGGCCGGGCCGCGCCCGGACCAGCGGGCCGAGGATCGCGTCGGCCCCGAGGCCGTGGCGCACCGCGCCCGGGTCCTGGTCCAGGCCGAAGAGCGCCCGGGCGATGGCGACGGCCGTGGGTCGGTCGGCGGGGTCGGTCAGGCGCCCGGAGAGCGTGACCGCGTCGCCGGTCGCGGCGACCGTGAGCGCGACGACCGCCGGCCCGCCGGGGAGCGCGAGCGTCCGCCGGTACGTGTCGCCCTCGACGACCTCCACGCCCGGGATCGCGCGCGCGGCGAGGAAGGCCAGCACGGCGCGGCCGTCGAACGGCGCGGTGGTGGCGAGCTGCGCGCGCACGGTGCCGAAACGCACGCGAGACCCGCGCCGTGAGGTCAGCGCTCGCCGGCCTGCCGGCGCAGCTCGGCCAGCAGCAGCTTGGAGTGCATCGCGCCGAGCAGCTCGCGCAGCGGGTCGGCGCCCGAGGCGATGATGTCGGCCGCGCGGTCGGGCTCGACCTCGCCGGCCAACCGCCCCAACATGGTCGCGATCTCCTCCTCGACCAGCGGCTGCAGGGCCTCGCGGTAGCGCAGCGTGTCGTAGACGGTGAAGCCCAGCGTCTCGTCGTAGCCGCCGGCGCGGAAGCGCACCATCGCCTCGACGATCGCGACGTCGTCGGCGTCGTAGCCGCGGGCGTTGGGCGTCAGCACGCCGATCTCGGCCAGCCGCTCGAGCACGTTCTCGGGCAGGTCGTAGCGGCGCTTGATCTCCGCCGGGCTCACGCGCGCCGACTCGCGCTGCTCCAGCGCGCGCTCGAGGATCTTGTCCTCCAACTCGACCAGCGCGAGCGCCCGGTCGGGGTCGGTGTCCAACATCCCCTTGATCACCTTCAGCGGCATGAAGCGGTCTTCCTGCAGCCGCTTGATCAAGGTGATGCGCTCGACGTAGGCCGGCGGGTAGTAGGCCATGTTGCGCGACGTGCGCACCACGCCCTCGCCGTCGCCGAGCAGCCCCTCGCGGAGGTAGTGCTTGATCGTGCCCGCCGAGACGCCGGAGCGCTGGGCGAGCTCGCTCATCTTGAGGAGGCCGTTGTCGTTCACGGTTGGGCCAGGAAGCTGCTTCCGGTCGCGACGGAGGCGGCGGTGGCGACGGCGCCGTCCTCGACGAGCTGAGCGATCTCCTCGGGGGCGAAGCCGGCCTGCGCCAGCACCTGCTCGGTGTGCTCGCCCAGCGCCGGGCCGCCGGAGCGCACCCGCCCGGGCGTGCGCGACAGCTTGACCGGCATGCCCAACCCCTTCACCTTGCCCGCGCCGGGCTGCTCGAACTCGATCACCATCTCTCGCGCGCGCACGAGCTCGGACTCCAGCGCCTCCTCGACCTCGAGCACCGGCTCCAGGCAGCAGTCGTGCGCGTCGGCGAACGCGGCCCACTCGTCGCGCGTGCGCTGGAGGAAGATCGCCTCGACCTCGGCGTGCGCGGCGCTGCCCGGCCGCTCGAACTGCTTCTCCACCAGGTCGGGCCGCTCGACGCCCGCGCACCAGGCGGCGAAGAACTTCGGCTCCAGCGCGCCGAGCGTCACCCAGCCGTCCGCGCACCGGTACGGGCGGTAGCAGAGCAGCGAGCCGCTGAGCAGCTCCGAGCCGCGGCGCGGCCGCTCGCCCGCCGCGAACACGCGCGCGGCGACCATCGCCAGCCACGACAGCGCGCCGTCGAACATCGAGACGTCGACGAGCTGGCCCTCGCCGCTGCGGTCGCGCTCGCGCAGCGCGGCGAGGATCCCGAACGCGGCCATCAGCGCGCCGCCGCCGAGGTCGGCGATCTGGCCGCCGGCCTGGAGCGGCGGGCCGTCGGCGTCGCCGCTGATCGCCAGGACGCCGTTGAGCCCCAGGTAGTTCATGTCGTGGCCCGAGCGCGCGACGTTGGGCCCCGTCAGGCCGTAGCCGGTGATCGCGCAGTAGACGAGCCTGGGGTTCTCCTGCCTGAGCCGCTCGTAGCCGACGCCGAGGCGGTCGAGCACGCCCGGGCGGAAGGACTCCAGCAGCACGTCGGCGTCGCGGGCGAGCCGCAGCAGCACGTCGCGGCCGGCCGCGCTCTTGAGGTCGATCCGGACCGACCGCTTGCCGCGGTTCAAGGACAGGAACAACGCGCCCTTCGCCGTCTCCTCCGCGCCCTCGAACGCCGGCGGCGACCAGCGGACGTAGTCGCCCATGCCGGTGTCCTCGACCTTGATGACGTCGGCGCCGAAGTCGGCGAGCAGCAGCGAGCAGAACCCGCCGGGCAGCAGCCGGCTCAGGTCCAGCACCTTGAGCCCTTCGAACGGCAGAGCACCGGTCACGACGAGGACTCCGCGCCCGCGGGAGCGAGCCCCTGGGCGAGCGGCCGCCCGGAACCTCGCCCCCTGGGCGGGCGTTCCGCGAGCCCCAGCAACGCGCGCGCCTCCTCGACGGTGGCCGGCCGGCGCCCCGCGTCCTCGGTCATCTGCCGCGCCTTGGCGATCAGCTCGCCGTTGGACGTGGCCATCGCGCCGTCGGGCAGGTACAGGTTGTCCTCCAGCCCGACGCGGATCGAGCCGCCCAGCGACAGCGCCGCGGCCAGCAGCGTCCACTGCACGCGCGAGATCCCGATGACGCCCCAGTGGGCGTCCAGGCCCTGGCCCGCCCAGGCCAGGTTCTCGGCCATCGCGGCGAGGTTGCGCGCGGTCGGCGGGACCCCGCCGACGACGCCCATGACGAAGTCCGC contains:
- a CDS encoding MerR family transcriptional regulator translates to MNDNGLLKMSELAQRSGVSAGTIKHYLREGLLGDGEGVVRTSRNMAYYPPAYVERITLIKRLQEDRFMPLKVIKGMLDTDPDRALALVELEDKILERALEQRESARVSPAEIKRRYDLPENVLERLAEIGVLTPNARGYDADDVAIVEAMVRFRAGGYDETLGFTVYDTLRYREALQPLVEEEIATMLGRLAGEVEPDRAADIIASGADPLRELLGAMHSKLLLAELRRQAGER
- a CDS encoding CaiB/BaiF CoA transferase family protein — protein: MTGALPFEGLKVLDLSRLLPGGFCSLLLADFGADVIKVEDTGMGDYVRWSPPAFEGAEETAKGALFLSLNRGKRSVRIDLKSAAGRDVLLRLARDADVLLESFRPGVLDRLGVGYERLRQENPRLVYCAITGYGLTGPNVARSGHDMNYLGLNGVLAISGDADGPPLQAGGQIADLGGGALMAAFGILAALRERDRSGEGQLVDVSMFDGALSWLAMVAARVFAAGERPRRGSELLSGSLLCYRPYRCADGWVTLGALEPKFFAAWCAGVERPDLVEKQFERPGSAAHAEVEAIFLQRTRDEWAAFADAHDCCLEPVLEVEEALESELVRAREMVIEFEQPGAGKVKGLGMPVKLSRTPGRVRSGGPALGEHTEQVLAQAGFAPEEIAQLVEDGAVATAASVATGSSFLAQP